Proteins found in one Zea mays cultivar B73 chromosome 1, Zm-B73-REFERENCE-NAM-5.0, whole genome shotgun sequence genomic segment:
- the LOC100276900 gene encoding Protein RTE1-HOMOLOG-like, with protein MENDRRQLGQIDPRRARFPCCIVWTPIPFITWLVPFIGHIGICREDGVILDFSGPHFVSVDNFAFGAVARYIQVNCDECYKLIEPEGDATWDGALKKGTQEFQNRNYNLFTCNCHSFVANNLNRLFYSGHDEWNVVSLAAVMFLRGRWVSTASVVKTLLPFAVVLSIGTFLGGTTFLTGLLAFAAAMTVWFLVGTYCIKGLIEL; from the exons ATGGAAAATGATAGAAGGCAACTTGGTCAGATCGATCCAAGAAGAGCCCGCTTTCCTTGCTGCATAGTATGGACTCCAATACCATTCATCACTTGGTTGGTGCCCTTTATCGGTCACATTGGCATCTGCAGAGAAGACGGTGTAATTCTGGACTTCTCTGGTCCACATTTTGTATCAGTTGACAATTTTGCATTCGGAGCTGTTGCGCGCTACATTCAAGTAAACTGCGATGAG TGCTATAAGCTTATTGAACCTGAAGGAGATGCCACGTGGGACGGCGCGCTGAAGAAAGGCACGCAGGAGTTCCAAAACAGGAACTACAACCTGTTCACCTGCAACTGCCACTCCTTTGTCGCAAACAATCTGAACAGGCTGTTTTATTCCGGCCACGACGAATGGAATGTGGTCAGCTTGGCTGCTGTGATGTTCTTACGAGGCCGCTGGGTGAGCACGGCATCGGTGGTGAAGACCTTATTGCCATTTGCAGTTGTGCTTTCCATCGGTACCTTCCTTGGCGGCACGACCTTCCTGACCGGCCTTCTTGCTTTCGCCGCTGCGATGACTGTCTGGTTCCTTGTGGGCACCTACTGCATCAAAGGTCTCATAGAGTTGTGA